A genomic window from Blastococcus saxobsidens DD2 includes:
- a CDS encoding FAD-dependent oxidoreductase, which translates to MSTERFLVIGGDAAGMSAAAQARRLRTADDLEIVVLEQGDVVSYSACGIPYWVGGQVEDRDALIARTPAEFAARDITVHTRTRAVEIDAGAGKVVTDTGERIGYDRLLVATGGRPNRPPIPGLDAPGVFGVHRLDDGAAIRAALDAGPRRALVLGGGYIGLEMAEALQRRGLEVTVVLADPLPMQLLDADMAERVCAGMGAMGMEMHPDQAVREILVDESGRARGVRTDAGSYDADLIVLGLGMGPEVALAERAGIRLGTTGAIAVDRTQRTRSHPEIYAAGDCSQTFHRVTGEATHVALGTHANKQGRVAGSVIGGRAARFAGVLGTALTKVGELEIGRTGLCTTEAEQAGFDYRSDTIEATTKAGYYPGAEEVAIKLLSEAGSGRLLGAQIVGGPGSGKRIDVLAAAIWAGMTAEDLAGSDLSYAPPFSPTYDPVVVAARVVSRIEQG; encoded by the coding sequence ATGAGCACGGAACGGTTCCTCGTCATCGGCGGCGACGCGGCAGGGATGTCGGCGGCGGCCCAGGCCCGCCGGCTCAGGACGGCCGACGACCTGGAGATCGTCGTGCTGGAGCAGGGCGACGTCGTCTCCTACTCCGCCTGCGGCATCCCGTACTGGGTGGGCGGTCAGGTCGAGGACCGGGACGCGCTGATCGCCCGGACGCCGGCGGAGTTCGCAGCCCGGGACATCACCGTGCACACCCGCACCCGCGCGGTCGAGATCGACGCCGGCGCCGGGAAGGTCGTCACGGACACCGGCGAGCGGATCGGCTACGACCGACTTCTCGTGGCCACCGGAGGGCGCCCGAACCGTCCGCCGATCCCGGGCCTGGACGCCCCGGGCGTCTTCGGCGTCCACCGGCTCGACGACGGCGCCGCCATCCGGGCCGCCCTGGACGCCGGCCCGCGCCGTGCCCTGGTCCTGGGCGGCGGCTACATCGGGCTGGAGATGGCCGAGGCGCTGCAGCGTCGCGGGCTTGAGGTCACCGTCGTCCTCGCCGACCCGCTGCCGATGCAGCTGCTCGACGCCGACATGGCCGAGCGGGTCTGCGCCGGCATGGGCGCCATGGGCATGGAGATGCATCCCGACCAGGCGGTCCGCGAGATCCTGGTGGACGAGTCGGGCCGGGCGCGGGGGGTGCGCACCGACGCGGGCAGCTACGACGCCGACCTGATCGTCCTCGGCCTCGGCATGGGTCCGGAGGTGGCGCTGGCGGAGCGGGCCGGCATCCGGCTCGGCACCACCGGCGCCATCGCCGTCGACCGCACCCAGCGCACCCGCTCGCACCCGGAGATCTACGCGGCCGGCGACTGCTCGCAGACCTTCCACCGGGTCACCGGCGAGGCCACCCACGTTGCGCTGGGCACCCATGCGAACAAGCAGGGGCGGGTGGCCGGCTCGGTCATCGGCGGACGGGCCGCCCGCTTCGCCGGGGTGCTGGGGACCGCGCTGACCAAGGTGGGGGAGCTGGAGATCGGCCGCACCGGGCTGTGCACCACCGAGGCCGAGCAGGCGGGATTCGACTACCGCTCCGACACCATCGAGGCGACGACGAAGGCCGGCTACTACCCCGGCGCCGAGGAGGTCGCGATCAAGCTCCTCAGCGAGGCCGGGTCGGGGCGGCTGCTCGGTGCCCAGATCGTCGGCGGCCCCGGCTCGGGGAAGCGGATCGACGTGCTGGCCGCCGCGATCTGGGCGGGGATGACCGCCGAGGACCTCGCCGGCTCCGACCTCTCCTACGCGCCGCCGTTCTCGCCGACCTACGAC
- a CDS encoding FAD-binding oxidoreductase, whose amino-acid sequence MTTTTATWLAELTDALGADSVLTDPDVTAGYARDQAMLAPAGTPAAVVFPRCTDDVVAVMRVAARHGLPVVPRGAGSGLAGASNAVDGGITVVMTRMDAVLEISPADRLAVVQPGVVNKQLRDAVAGAGLFYPPDPSSYDWCTIGGNLSTNSGGLCCVKYGVTTDYVLGLEVVLADGRVLRTGRRTVKGVTGYDLARLFVGSEGTLGIITEATLALRPAPKKPVTLAATFATTAQTGQVVERVVTSGLVPSLLEVMDNTCIRAVDDLLKADLDRDARALLVAQSDAGGEAAAQEIAALEELCREAGAEFVHSTDDPAEGDLLLAARRMALPALEQLGSTLIDDVAVPRSRIAQFLDGCDTVAAARALTIGVVGHAGDGNMHPTICFDPVDADQRERAFAAFDDILELGLALGGTITGEHGVGVIKVDWLEREIGPVALDVHRSIKSALDPAGLLNPGTVFRAAHRDATLGR is encoded by the coding sequence GTGACCACGACGACGGCGACGTGGCTCGCCGAGCTGACCGACGCCCTGGGCGCTGACTCCGTCCTCACCGACCCGGACGTCACGGCCGGCTACGCCCGTGACCAGGCCATGCTGGCGCCCGCCGGCACGCCCGCCGCCGTGGTCTTCCCCCGCTGCACCGACGACGTCGTCGCGGTGATGCGGGTGGCGGCCCGGCACGGGCTCCCGGTTGTGCCCCGCGGCGCCGGCTCGGGGCTGGCCGGGGCCAGCAACGCCGTCGATGGCGGCATCACCGTGGTCATGACCCGGATGGACGCCGTCCTGGAGATCTCCCCGGCCGACCGGCTGGCCGTCGTCCAGCCGGGGGTGGTGAACAAGCAGCTGCGGGACGCCGTCGCCGGTGCCGGCCTGTTCTACCCACCCGACCCGTCGAGCTACGACTGGTGCACGATCGGTGGCAACCTCTCCACCAACTCCGGCGGCCTGTGCTGCGTCAAGTACGGCGTCACCACCGACTACGTGCTCGGGCTGGAGGTCGTGCTCGCCGACGGCCGGGTGCTGCGCACCGGGCGGCGCACGGTGAAGGGCGTGACGGGCTACGACCTGGCCCGGCTGTTCGTCGGCTCCGAGGGCACGCTGGGGATCATCACGGAGGCGACCCTCGCGCTGCGGCCGGCGCCGAAGAAGCCGGTGACGCTGGCCGCCACGTTCGCCACGACCGCGCAGACCGGCCAGGTCGTCGAGCGGGTGGTGACCAGCGGGCTCGTGCCGAGCCTGCTGGAGGTCATGGACAACACCTGCATCCGCGCGGTCGACGACCTGCTCAAGGCCGACCTGGACCGCGACGCGCGTGCCCTGCTGGTCGCGCAGTCCGACGCCGGGGGAGAGGCGGCCGCCCAGGAGATCGCGGCGCTGGAGGAGCTGTGCCGGGAGGCCGGTGCGGAGTTCGTCCACTCCACCGACGACCCCGCCGAGGGCGACCTGCTGCTCGCCGCCCGCCGGATGGCCCTGCCGGCGCTGGAGCAGCTGGGCAGCACGCTGATCGACGACGTCGCCGTACCCCGTTCCCGCATCGCGCAGTTCCTCGACGGCTGCGACACCGTCGCCGCGGCCCGGGCGCTCACCATCGGCGTCGTCGGGCACGCCGGTGACGGCAACATGCACCCGACCATCTGCTTCGATCCGGTCGACGCCGACCAGCGGGAGCGGGCCTTCGCCGCCTTCGACGACATCCTCGAGTTGGGCCTGGCCCTCGGGGGCACCATCACCGGCGAGCACGGGGTCGGCGTGATCAAGGTGGACTGGCTGGAGCGGGAGATCGGCCCGGTGGCGCTGGACGTGCACCGCTCGATCAAGTCCGCGCTGGACCCCGCCGGGTTGCTCAATCCGGGAACCGTGTTCCGCGCCGCGCACCGCGATGCCACGCTGGGGCGATGA
- the pyrE gene encoding orotate phosphoribosyltransferase: protein MTAAPALPDRDRLHRLILDLAVVHGKVTLSSGQEADWYIDLRRVTLHHEGAPLVGRVMRQLTGDLRYDVVGGLTLGADPVATAMLHAAAAGEGFLDACVVRKADKAHGLQRRIEGPDVAGRAVVVVEDVSTTGGSPLTAARALQEAGAEVVAVAVIVDRGGRAAVEEAGFEYRAAFALADLALG from the coding sequence ATGACGGCTGCGCCTGCCCTGCCCGACCGTGACCGGCTGCACCGGCTGATCCTCGACCTGGCCGTGGTGCACGGGAAGGTCACGCTCTCCTCGGGGCAGGAGGCCGACTGGTACATCGATCTGCGCCGGGTCACGCTCCACCACGAGGGCGCGCCGCTGGTCGGCCGGGTGATGCGCCAGCTCACCGGCGACCTGCGCTACGACGTCGTGGGTGGGCTGACCCTGGGCGCCGACCCGGTGGCGACGGCGATGCTGCACGCGGCCGCGGCGGGGGAGGGCTTCCTCGACGCATGCGTCGTCCGCAAGGCGGACAAGGCCCACGGGCTGCAGCGGCGGATCGAGGGCCCCGACGTCGCCGGCCGCGCCGTCGTCGTCGTCGAGGACGTCTCCACGACCGGTGGCAGCCCGCTCACCGCCGCCCGGGCCCTGCAGGAGGCCGGCGCCGAGGTGGTGGCCGTCGCGGTCATCGTCGACCGCGGCGGCCGTGCGGCGGTCGAGGAAGCCGGCTTCGAGTACCGGGCCGCCTTCGCCCTCGCCGACCTCGCCCTGGGCTGA
- a CDS encoding fasciclin domain-containing protein, with translation MDADLGRQWMLPYDVAPGRSRSRRTIPTDRDTVLALDPTGAPPIMNRIRTRGVLLTAVSALAITLSACGSDDAAETPAADTSTGTSAPSASPVPETSAMPVSEGPFGEGCAAVPTEGAGSFEGMSTAPVATAAGNNPALSTLVRAVQAANLVDTLNTTPDITVLAPADPAFAAVPADALNALLADTPALTTVLTHHVIPGRLAPDELAGTHPTLNDDQVTIAGSGEDFSIAADGTVVGMEASVICGNVQTANATVYIIDQVLEPAGR, from the coding sequence GTGGACGCCGACCTGGGGCGGCAGTGGATGCTGCCCTACGACGTCGCTCCCGGCCGCTCCCGCAGCCGGCGCACCATCCCGACCGATCGCGACACCGTCCTCGCCCTGGACCCGACAGGAGCACCACCGATCATGAACCGCATTCGTACCCGCGGCGTCCTCCTCACCGCGGTCTCCGCGCTCGCCATCACGCTGAGCGCCTGCGGCTCGGACGACGCCGCCGAGACCCCCGCCGCGGACACCAGCACCGGCACCAGCGCCCCGAGCGCGTCCCCGGTGCCGGAGACCTCCGCCATGCCGGTGTCCGAGGGGCCGTTCGGCGAGGGCTGCGCGGCCGTGCCCACCGAGGGCGCCGGCAGCTTCGAGGGCATGAGCACCGCCCCGGTGGCCACCGCGGCCGGCAACAACCCGGCGCTGTCGACGCTGGTGCGGGCCGTCCAGGCCGCCAATCTGGTGGACACCCTGAACACCACCCCGGACATCACCGTGCTGGCCCCGGCCGACCCGGCGTTCGCGGCCGTCCCGGCCGATGCGCTGAACGCCCTGCTGGCCGACACCCCCGCGCTGACCACGGTGCTCACCCACCACGTCATCCCGGGGCGCCTCGCCCCCGACGAGCTGGCCGGGACGCACCCCACGCTGAACGACGACCAGGTCACCATCGCGGGCTCCGGTGAGGACTTCTCCATCGCCGCGGACGGCACCGTCGTCGGCATGGAGGCCTCGGTGATCTGCGGCAACGTCCAGACCGCCAACGCCACCGTCTACATCATCGACCAGGTCCTCGAGCCGGCCGGCAGGTGA
- the clpB gene encoding ATP-dependent chaperone ClpB, which translates to MESKLTTRSQEAVAGAQRLAVGRGQAALEPLHLLVALLEQTDGIAGPLLTAVAADPVDVRSKADAALRRMHSVSGATVSAPSPSREFLRVVNAAGEQAGALGDEYVSTEHLLVGLAGSEGEAGAVLTGSGATPDALVAAFRTVRGNRKVTTADPESTFQALEKYAVDLTERAREGKIDPVIGRDTEIRRVVQVLSRRTKNNPVLIGEPGVGKTAIVEGLAQRIVAGDVPESLKGKRLMALDLGSMVAGAKYRGEFEERLKAVLQEITEAEGQVVTFIDELHTLVGAGATSDSSMDAGNMIKPMLARGELRMVGATTLDEFRKHIEKDAALERRFQQVFVGEPSVEDTIGILRGLKERYEVHHGVRITDGAIVAAATLSDRYVTSRFLPDKAIDLVDEAASRLRMEIDSRPVEVDEVERAVRRLEIEEMALGKEDDASSLERLAALREDLADKREELAELTARWQQDKSAIVRIQQIKEELERARLEAERAERDGRLAQAAELRYGRLPQLEKALAEAESSVETGDSMLKEEVGPDDIAEVVQAWTGIPAGRLLEGETQKLLRMEEGLAARVVGQPDAVRAVSDAVRRARSGVADPDRPTGSFLFLGPTGVGKTELAKALAEFLFDDERAMVRIDMSEYSEKHSVARLVGAPPGYVGYEAGGQLTEAVRRRPYTVVLLDEVEKAHSDVFDVLLQVLDDGRLTDGQGRTVDFRNTILILTSNLGSQIIADQSVPEERRRDAVLEVVRSHFKPEFLNRLDDVVVFRALGSDELTGIVDIQVGVLARRLAARRLTLRVTDAAEEWLALNGFDPVYGARPLRRLVQSAIGDQLAKALLSGEIRDGDEVLVDWTAAVAGEGDAGLSVTRG; encoded by the coding sequence ATGGAGAGCAAGCTCACGACCCGCTCGCAGGAGGCCGTCGCCGGCGCCCAGCGCCTCGCCGTCGGCCGGGGTCAGGCGGCACTGGAGCCGCTGCACCTGCTCGTCGCCCTGCTGGAGCAGACCGACGGCATCGCCGGCCCGCTGCTGACCGCGGTCGCCGCCGACCCGGTGGACGTGCGCAGCAAGGCCGACGCGGCGCTGCGCCGGATGCACAGCGTCAGCGGCGCCACCGTGTCGGCGCCCTCCCCGTCCCGCGAGTTCCTCCGGGTGGTCAACGCGGCGGGTGAGCAGGCCGGTGCCCTCGGGGACGAGTACGTCTCCACCGAGCACCTGCTGGTCGGCCTCGCCGGTTCCGAGGGCGAGGCGGGTGCGGTGCTGACCGGCTCCGGTGCCACCCCGGATGCGCTCGTGGCGGCCTTCCGCACCGTCCGCGGCAACCGCAAGGTGACGACGGCGGACCCGGAGAGCACCTTCCAGGCGCTGGAGAAGTACGCCGTCGACCTCACCGAGCGGGCCCGCGAGGGGAAGATCGACCCGGTCATCGGCCGGGACACCGAGATCCGCCGGGTCGTGCAGGTGCTGTCGCGGCGGACCAAGAACAACCCGGTGCTCATCGGTGAGCCGGGCGTCGGCAAGACGGCGATCGTCGAGGGCCTGGCCCAGCGGATCGTGGCCGGCGACGTGCCCGAGAGCCTCAAGGGCAAGCGGCTCATGGCGCTGGACCTGGGCTCGATGGTGGCCGGCGCGAAGTACCGCGGTGAGTTCGAGGAGCGGCTGAAGGCCGTGCTCCAGGAGATCACTGAGGCCGAGGGCCAGGTCGTCACCTTCATCGACGAGCTGCACACCCTCGTGGGCGCCGGCGCGACCAGTGACTCGTCCATGGACGCCGGCAACATGATCAAGCCGATGCTCGCCCGCGGCGAGCTGCGCATGGTGGGCGCCACCACGCTGGACGAGTTCCGCAAGCACATCGAGAAGGACGCCGCGCTGGAGCGCCGTTTCCAGCAGGTGTTCGTCGGCGAGCCCTCGGTCGAGGACACGATCGGCATCCTGCGCGGGCTCAAGGAGCGCTACGAGGTGCACCACGGTGTCCGGATCACCGACGGCGCGATCGTCGCCGCGGCCACCCTGTCCGACCGCTACGTCACGTCCCGGTTCCTGCCGGACAAGGCCATCGACCTGGTCGACGAGGCCGCCAGCCGGCTGCGCATGGAGATCGACAGCCGCCCGGTAGAGGTCGACGAGGTGGAGCGGGCGGTGCGCCGGCTGGAGATCGAGGAGATGGCGCTGGGCAAGGAGGACGACGCGTCGTCCCTCGAGCGGCTGGCCGCACTCCGCGAGGACCTCGCCGACAAGCGCGAGGAGCTCGCCGAGCTGACCGCCCGGTGGCAGCAGGACAAGAGCGCCATCGTCCGCATCCAGCAGATCAAGGAGGAGCTGGAGCGGGCGCGCCTGGAGGCCGAGCGGGCCGAGCGGGACGGCCGGCTCGCCCAGGCGGCCGAGCTCCGCTACGGCCGGCTCCCGCAACTGGAGAAGGCGCTCGCCGAGGCCGAGTCCTCGGTCGAGACCGGCGACTCCATGCTGAAGGAGGAGGTCGGCCCCGACGACATCGCCGAGGTCGTCCAGGCCTGGACCGGCATCCCGGCCGGCCGGCTGCTCGAGGGCGAGACGCAGAAGCTGCTGCGGATGGAAGAGGGGCTCGCCGCACGGGTCGTCGGCCAACCGGATGCGGTCCGAGCTGTTTCGGATGCCGTGCGTCGTGCGCGCTCCGGCGTGGCCGACCCCGACCGGCCGACCGGTTCCTTCCTGTTCCTCGGGCCCACGGGTGTCGGCAAGACGGAGCTCGCCAAGGCGCTGGCGGAGTTCCTGTTCGACGACGAGCGCGCCATGGTGCGCATCGACATGAGCGAGTACTCCGAGAAGCACTCGGTGGCCCGGCTGGTGGGTGCTCCTCCGGGCTACGTCGGCTACGAGGCCGGCGGCCAGCTCACCGAGGCGGTGCGCCGGCGCCCGTACACGGTCGTCCTGCTCGACGAGGTGGAGAAGGCGCACTCCGACGTCTTCGACGTGCTCCTGCAGGTGCTCGACGACGGCCGGCTGACCGACGGCCAGGGCCGGACGGTGGACTTCCGGAACACCATCCTGATCCTGACGTCGAACCTGGGCTCGCAGATCATCGCCGACCAGTCGGTGCCGGAGGAGCGACGGCGAGACGCCGTGCTGGAGGTGGTCCGGTCGCACTTCAAGCCGGAGTTCCTCAACCGGCTGGACGACGTCGTGGTGTTCCGTGCCCTCGGCAGTGACGAGCTCACCGGCATCGTCGACATCCAGGTGGGCGTGCTGGCCCGGCGGCTGGCCGCCCGGCGGCTCACCCTGCGCGTCACGGACGCCGCCGAGGAATGGCTGGCGCTCAACGGGTTCGACCCGGTGTACGGCGCGCGGCCGCTGCGCCGGCTGGTGCAGTCGGCGATCGGCGACCAGCTGGCCAAGGCGCTGCTCTCCGGCGAGATCCGGGACGGCGACGAGGTGCTCGTGGACTGGACGGCCGCCGTCGCCGGTGAGGGCGACGCCGGGCTGAGCGTCACCCGCGGCTGA
- a CDS encoding MarR family winged helix-turn-helix transcriptional regulator, giving the protein MTALPAPSVALDDQLCFALYAASRAVTARYRPMLDAIGLTYPQYLVMLLLWESDNQTVGQLGSRLALDSGTLSPLLKRLTTAGLVTRNRRVEDERSVSIALTDAGRALQEKAIAISEEMIGAIGFDTREFDDLKSRLRLLTDRVNGAAAAADRSTAGR; this is encoded by the coding sequence ATGACCGCCCTGCCGGCGCCGAGCGTGGCGCTCGACGACCAGCTGTGCTTCGCCCTGTACGCCGCCTCGCGGGCGGTGACCGCGCGGTACCGCCCGATGCTGGACGCCATCGGGCTGACCTACCCGCAGTACCTCGTGATGCTGCTGCTCTGGGAGTCGGACAACCAGACGGTGGGCCAGCTGGGCTCGCGGCTCGCCCTGGACAGCGGCACCCTCTCCCCGCTGCTCAAGCGACTGACCACCGCCGGCCTGGTGACGCGGAACCGGCGGGTCGAGGACGAGCGTTCGGTGTCCATCGCCCTCACCGACGCGGGGCGTGCCCTGCAGGAGAAGGCCATCGCCATCTCCGAGGAGATGATCGGGGCCATCGGCTTCGACACCCGCGAGTTCGACGACCTCAAGAGCCGGCTGCGGCTGCTCACCGACCGGGTCAACGGCGCGGCCGCGGCCGCGGACCGGTCGACCGCCGGA